The following proteins are encoded in a genomic region of Oncorhynchus masou masou isolate Uvic2021 chromosome 32, UVic_Omas_1.1, whole genome shotgun sequence:
- the LOC135526268 gene encoding protocadherin beta-16-like isoform X19, which yields MTRQVLLFISVLSLSSVNGQVSYSIPEEMATGSLVGNIAQDLGLDIKRLKSGKARIYTGDSAEYIELNKERGVLLIKERIDREALCGQATPCALHFQIILENPMEFFRVTVEITDVNDNSPSFKKNERRFEISETAVTGSTFMLERAMDPDVDVNGLQSYILKPTANFQLKLKNQPDGSKKVEMVLQKPLDREKQEQISLVLTALDGGEPQLSGTVQIHVIVLDANDNAPIFTQEIYKATVVENSPKGTLMTKVSASDADKGSNSLVSYSLSSSTDLFELDSDSGELRLIGQIDYEKAKHYQMFIEAMDEGGLSDSSKIIIDIIDVNDNSPVINIMSKSSSIAEDSSPNMVIAMINVNDPDSDHNGQVNCGINENIPFTIKSTSNRFYSLVTDSDLDRERVSEYNISVTCSDEGVPSLSSSVTLTLQISDVNDNAPVFERTTYEAYIIENNTPGLSIFTVKARDADWNQNARVSYILEDSSVNGVPVSSYVSVSADSGVIQAVRSFDYEHIKDFQFRVKAQDGGSPPLSSNVTVKIMIQDQNDNTPQVLYPVQTSSSLVAEMVPRSADVGYLVTKVVAVDVDSGQNAWLSYKLQKVTDRALFEVGLQNGEIRTIRQVNDKDAVKQRLVVVVEDNGQPSRSATVNVNVAVADSFPEVLSEFTDFTHDKEYNDNLTLYLVLALAVVSFLFITCLVVIISVKIYRWRQSRILYHSNLPVIPYYPPRYADTLGTGTLQHVYNYEVCRTTDSRKSDCQFARPCSQNVLIMDPSSTGTMQRMQNEKNILDEPDSPLEVRNTFRNNDSTITRQ from the coding sequence ATGACACGGCAAGTACTGTTGTTTATCTCGGTCCTCTCTCTCAGTTCAGTGAACGGTCAGGTCAGTTACTCCATTCCAGAGGAAATGGCGACAGGCTCTTTAGTCGGTAACATCGCGCAGGATTTGGGTTTAGATATCAAAAGACTGAAATCGGGTAAAGCTCGTATTTATACTGGAGACAGTGCAGAATACATCGAGTTGAATAAAGAAAGGGGAGTTCTCCTTATCAAAGAGAGAATAGACCGTGAAGCGCTCTGCGGACAGGCGACGCCTTGCGCACTGCATTTTCAAATTATTTTAGAAAATCCCATGGAATTCTTTCGAGTAACTGTTGAGATTACAGATGTAAACGATAATTCTCCTAGTTTTAAAAAGAACGAGAGACGTTTTGAAATTAGTGAAACCGCTGTTACTGGCTCTACGTTTATGCTGGAGAGGGCGATGGATCCTGACGTTGATGTTAACGGTCTCCAGAGCTACATCCTTAAACCCACTGCTAATTTTCAGTTAAAACTAAAAAATCAACCTGACGGGAGTAAAAAAGTAGAGATGGTTTTACAGAAACCTTTAGATCGAGAGAAACAGGAGCAGATATCTTTAGTCTTAACCGCACTCGATGGAGGTGAGCCTCAGTTGTCTGGAACAGTGCAGATACACGTCATTGTATTAGATGCGAACGACAATGCCCCGATTTTTACGCAGGAGATATACAAAGCAACCGTTGTTGAAAATTCGCCGAAAGGAACCTTGATGACAAAAGTCAGCGCATCTGACGCAGATAAAGGATCAAATAGTCTCGTGAGCTATTCTTTGTCCAGCAGTACTGATCTGTTTGAGTTAGACAGCGACAGTGGTGAACTTAGACTCATTGGTCAAATCGATTATGAAAAAGCTAAACATTATCAAATGTTTATTGAGGCAATGGATGAGGGAGGACTATCCGATTCTAGTAAAATAATCATCGATATTATTGACGTCAACGACAACAGTCCCGTTATTAATATAATGTCAAAGTCTAGTTCAATAGCTGAGGACTCAAGCCCAAATATGGTTATAGCTATGATCAACGTTAACGATCCGGACTCTGACCACAACGGTCAAGTAAACTGTGGGATAAATGAAAATATTCCTTTCACCATTAAATCTACATCTAATAGATTCTATAGCCTTGTAACTGACAGTGACTTGGACCGAGAGAGAGTCTCTGAGTATAACATCAGTGTGACGTGCTCTGATGAGGGCGTGCCCTCGCTCTCCAGCAGCGTCACTCTCACCTTACAGATATCAGATGTGAATGACAACGCGCCTGTCTTTGAGAGGACCACATATGAGGCCTACATTATAGAAAACAACACACCTGGCCTCTCTATATTCACAGTGAAAGCCAGAGACGCTGACTGGAACCAGAATGCCCGTGTTTCTTACATACTGGAGGACTCCTCGGTTAACGGAGTGCCCGTTTCCTCATATGTGTCCGTTAGTGCTGATAGTGGAGTTATCCAAGCAGTGCGCTCGTTTGACTACGAGCACATCAAGGATTTCCAGTTCCGTGTAAAAGCGCAGGATGGAggctcccctcctctcagtaGCAATGTGACTGTGAAAATAATGATCCAGGACCAGAATGACAACACGCCTCAGGTTCTGTACCCAGTCCAGACTAGCAGCTCTCTGGTGGCTGAAATGGTTCCTCGTTCAGCAGATGTTGGCTATCTTGTGACTAAAGTGGTGGCTGTTGATGTGGACTCTGGACAGAATGCTTGGCTCTCGTATAAACTACAGAAAGTGACAGACCGAGCGCTATTTGAAGTGGGCTTACAGAATGGGGAAATAAGAACTATACGCCAAGTCAATGATAAAGATGCTGTGAAACAAAGGCTTGTTGTTGTAGTGGAGGACAATGGGCAGCCCTCTCGTTCAGCTACAGTCAATGTTAACGTGGCGGTGGCGGACAGCTTCCCTGAAGTGCTCTCGGAGTTCACTGACTTTACGCACGACAAGGAGTACAATGACAACCTGACTCTTTACTTAGTCTTGGCTTTGGCTGTAGTCTCATTTTTGTTCATCACGTGTTTAGTGGTTATTATATCAGTGAAAATATACAGATGGAGACAGTCTCGCATCCTCTATCATTCCAACCTCCCGGTTATTCCGTATTATCCACCGCGTTACGCAGACACTTTGGGGACAGGAACTCTACAGCACGTGTACAATTACGAGGTGTGCAGGACGACTGACTCCAGAAAGAGTGACTGTCAGTTCGCCAGACCCTGTAGTCAGAACGTACTGATAATGGACCCCAGTTCTACAGGGACGATGCAGCGGATGCAGAACGAGAAGAACATCCTGGATGAACCAGACTCCCCACTAGAG
- the LOC135526274 gene encoding LOW QUALITY PROTEIN: protocadherin gamma-A11-like (The sequence of the model RefSeq protein was modified relative to this genomic sequence to represent the inferred CDS: inserted 1 base in 1 codon), which translates to MSDRTMTRQVLLFISVLSLSSVHGQVSYSIPEEMATGSLVGNIAQDLGLDIKRLKSGKARIYTGDSAEYIELNKERGVLLIRERIDREALCGQTTPCALDFQISLENPMELYPVTVEITDINDNAPSFKKAERRVEISESAVIGSKFVLEKAVDPDIGLNGLQTYSLKPTDNFVLKLHSQADGSKKVEMVLQKPLDREKQEHMSLLLTALDGGKPHMSGTMQIHVTVLDANDNAPVFTKTIYTATITENSQKGTVVTTVSASDADKGTNGEVSYLISNGMDSGSELFHMNADGDLILDGPIDYEKARNYQIDIEAIDSGGLSDSSKIIIDVIDVNDNSALINLISKSGSIPEDSRLNTVIAMMSVNDPDSESNGKVHCGINENVPFTIKSTSNAFYSLVTDSDLDRERASEYNISVTCSDEGVPSLSSSVTLTLQISDVNDNAPVFERSSYEAYIIENNTPGLSIFTVKARDADWNQNARVSYILEDSSINGVPVSSYVSVSADSGVIHAVRSFDYEHIKDFQFHVKAQDGGSPPLSSNVTVKIMIQDQNDNAPQVLYPVQTSSSLVAEMVPRSADVGYLVTKVVAVDVDSGQNAWLSYKLQKATDRALFEVGLQNGEIRTIRQVNDKDAVKQRLTVVVEDNGQPSRSATVNVNVAVADSFPEVLSGFTDFTHDKEYNDNLTFYLVLALAVVSFLFITCLVVIISVKIYRWRQSRILYHSNLPVIPYYPPRYADTXGDRNSTARVQLRGVQDD; encoded by the exons ATGTCGGACAGAACAATGACACGGCAAGTACTGTTGTTTATCTCGGTCCTCTCTCTCAGTTCAGTGCACGGGCAGGTCAGTTACTCCATTCCAGAGGAAATGGCGACAGGCTCTTTAGTCGGTAACATCGCGCAGGATTTGGGTTTAGATATCAAAAGACTGAAATCCGGTAAAGCTCGTATTTATACTGGAGACAGCGCAGAATACATCGAGTTGAATAAAGAAAGGGGAGTTCTCCTTATCAGAGAGAGAATAGACCGTGAAGCGCTCTGCGGACAGACGACGCCTTGCGCCCTGGATTTTCAGATTTCTCTTGAAAACCCGATGGAATTGTACCCGGTAACTGTTGAGATCACAGATATAAACGATAATGCTCCCAGTTTTAAAAAGGCTGAGAGAAGAGTGGAAATCAGCGAGTCGGCGGTGATTGGCTCTAAATTTGTGTTAGAGAAAGCAGTAGATCCAGACATTGGTTTAAACGGTCTCCAAACCTACTCGCTGAAACCCACAGACAATTTTGTTCTGAAATTACATAGTCAGGCCGACGGAAGTAAAAAGGTAGAGATGGTTTTACAGAAACCtttagatagagagaaacaggagcATATGTCGCTGTTGTTAACTGCTTTGGATGGAGGCAAGCCTCACATGTCTGGGACAATGCAGATACACGTAACCGTGTTAGATGCAAACGACAATGCGCCGGTTTTTACCAAAACCATTTATACGGCAACAATAACAGAGAATTCACAAAAAGGAACGGTTGTCACTACAGTTAGTGCTTCTGATGCAGACAAAGGCACAAATGGTGAAGTGTCCTATCTAATTTCGAATGGTATGGACAGTGGTTCAGAATTGTTTCATATGAATGCAGATGGGGATTTGATATTAGATGGTCCAATTGACTATGAAAAAGCCAGAAATTATCAGATTGATATAGAAGCAATAGACAGTGGAGGACTTTCAGACTCAAGTAAAATAATAATTGATGTTATTGACGTGAATGACAATAGTGCTCTTATTAATTTGATTTCTAAGTCCGGTTCAATACCAGAGGATTCCCGTCTGAACACAGTAATAGCTATGATGAGCGTGAACGACCCTGATTCAGAAAGTAATGGAAAAGTTCACTGTGGCATAAATGAGAACGTCCCATTCACTATTAAATCAACATCTAACGCCTTTTACAGTCTAGTAACGGATAGCGACTTGGACCGAGAGAGAGCCTCTGAGTATAACATCAGTGTGACGTGCTCTGATGAGGGAGTGCCCTCGCTATCCAGCAGCGTCACTCTCACCTTACAGATATCAGATGTGAATGACAACGCGCCTGTCTTTGAGAGGAGCTCATATGAGGCCTACATTATAGAAAACAACACACCGGGCCTCTCTATATTCACAGTGAAAGCCAGAGACGCTGACTGGAACCAGAATGCCCGTGTTTCTTACATACTGGAGGACTCCTCGATTAACGGAGTTCCCGTCTCCTCATATGTGTCCGTTAGTGCTGATAGTGGGGTCATACATGCAGTGCGCTCTTTTGACTACGAGCACATCAAGGATTTTCAGTTCCACGTAAAAGCGCAGGATGGAggctcccctcctctcagtaGCAATGTGACTGTGAAAATAATGATCCAGGACCAGAATGACAATGCGCCTCAGGTTCTGTACCCAGTCCAGACTAGCAGCTCTCTGGTGGCTGAAATGGTTCCTCGTTCAGCAGATGTTGGCTATCTTGTGACTAAAGTGGTGGCTGTTGATGTGGACTCTGGACAGAATGCTTGGCTCTCGTATAAACTGCAGAAAGCGACAGACAGGGCGCTGTTTGAAGTGGGCTTACAGAATGGAGAAATAAGAACTATACGCCAAGTCAATGATAAAGATGCTGTGAAACAAAGGCTCACTGTTGTAGTGGAGGACAACGGGCAGCCCTCTCGTTCAGCTACAGTCAATGTTAACGTGGCGGTGGCGGACAGCTTCCCTGAAGTGCTCTCGGGGTTCACTGACTTTACGCACGACAAGGAATACAATGACAACCTGACTTTTTACTTAGTCTTGGCTTTGGCTGTAGTCTCATTTCTGTTCATCACGTGTTTAGTGGTTATTATATCAGTGAAAATATACAGATGGAGACAGTCTCGCATCCTCTATCATTCCAACCTCCCGGTTATTCCGTATTATCCACCGCGTTACGCAGACA TTGGGGACAGGAACTCTACAGCACGTGTACAATTACGAGGTGTGCAGGACGACTGA